A region from the Methylocystis iwaonis genome encodes:
- a CDS encoding ParA family protein, producing the protein MSGENSGQRVLVLANQKGGVGKTTTAINLGTALAAVGEEVLVIDLDPQGNASTGLGVDRKSRKISTYDVLLGESSLADAIVQTVVPRLSIAPSTLDLLGVELEIAGDKDRAFRLKRALAELAAAEHHLDGKRYDYILVDCPPSLNLLTINALASADAVVVPLQCEFFALEGLSQLLSTVEQVTRTLNPKLSIHGVVLTMYDPRNNLATQVAADVRRFMGDKVYETMIPRNVRVSEAPSHGKPVLLYDLKCSGSQAYLKLASEVIQREKRLRAA; encoded by the coding sequence TTGTCCGGAGAAAATAGCGGCCAGCGCGTGCTCGTCCTCGCCAACCAAAAGGGCGGCGTCGGCAAAACCACCACAGCGATCAATCTCGGCACGGCGCTTGCCGCTGTGGGCGAGGAAGTGCTGGTCATCGATCTCGATCCGCAGGGCAATGCCTCCACCGGCCTTGGCGTCGATCGAAAGAGCCGTAAGATTTCGACCTATGACGTCCTGCTTGGCGAGTCGAGCCTTGCCGACGCCATTGTCCAGACGGTCGTGCCGCGCCTGTCGATCGCGCCTTCGACGCTCGATCTGCTGGGCGTCGAGTTGGAGATCGCCGGCGACAAGGATCGCGCCTTTCGGCTGAAGCGCGCGTTGGCCGAGCTCGCGGCAGCGGAGCATCATCTCGACGGCAAGCGCTACGACTATATTCTCGTCGATTGCCCGCCGTCGCTCAATCTGCTGACCATCAATGCGCTGGCGAGCGCCGATGCGGTTGTCGTGCCCCTGCAATGCGAATTCTTCGCGCTCGAAGGTCTGTCGCAGCTTCTCTCGACTGTCGAGCAGGTGACGCGGACGCTCAATCCGAAACTGTCGATCCATGGCGTCGTGCTGACCATGTACGACCCGCGCAATAATCTCGCGACCCAGGTCGCGGCGGATGTGCGGCGCTTCATGGGCGACAAGGTCTATGAGACGATGATTCCGCGCAATGTGCGCGTTTCCGAAGCGCCGTCTCACGGCAAGCCGGTGCTGCTCTATGATCTGAAATGCTCCGGTAGCCAGGCCTATCTCAAGCTCGCCTCCGAAGTGATCCAGCGCGAGAAGCGCCTGAGAGCGGCGTAG
- the purL gene encoding phosphoribosylformylglycinamidine synthase subunit PurL — protein sequence MTANASPAEPKVDAELAAAHGLKADEYDRILKLIGRAPSFTELGIFSAMWNEHCSYKSSRIHLRKLPTKAPWVIRGPGENAGVIDIGDGDACVFKMESHNHPSFIEPYQGAATGVGGILRDVFTMGARPIACLNLLRFGRPAHPKTRHLVSGVVAGVGGYGNSFGVPTVGGSTEFDASYDGNILVNAMAVGLARADAIFYSAAAGVGNPIVYLGSKTGRDGIHGATMASAAFEADAEEKRPTVQVGDPFSEKLLLEACLELMASGAVIAIQDMGAAGLTSSAVEMGAKGNLGIELDLDAVPCREEGMTAYEMMLSESQERMLMVLKPELEEQAEGIFRKWGLDFAIVGKTTDDLRFVVKHKGEVKADLPIKELGDEAPVYDRPWVPSPKQPVIDPAAVTPPLSNRDALLRLLSTPNLCSKRWVWEQYDHLILGNSVRRPGGDAAVIRVKEGPKGLAVTTDVTARYCAADPVEGGKQAVAEAWRNITVTGAKPLALTDNLNFGNPERPEYMGQFVGCLQGIGEAAAALDFPIVSGNVSLYNETQGAGILPTPAIGGVGVIADVATSATPGFAREGETILLIGETKGWLGQSAYLAEVCGRKEGAPPPVDLAAERKNGDFVRELILSGKVSAAHDLSDGGLAVALSEMALAGGIGAAVSTLPDGPRHAVLFGEDQARCLVTAGEDALTVLAACVDAGISAVTLGVTGGDSLKLPGEAPILLSELRKAHETPLPAFMAGDDSVFPDNS from the coding sequence TTGACCGCCAACGCCTCCCCCGCTGAACCCAAGGTCGACGCCGAACTCGCCGCCGCGCATGGGCTCAAAGCCGACGAATATGACCGCATCCTGAAGCTGATCGGCCGTGCGCCGAGCTTCACCGAGCTGGGCATTTTCTCGGCCATGTGGAACGAGCACTGCTCGTATAAATCCTCGCGCATCCATCTGCGCAAGCTGCCGACCAAGGCGCCCTGGGTCATCCGGGGTCCCGGCGAGAACGCCGGCGTCATCGACATCGGCGACGGCGACGCCTGCGTCTTCAAGATGGAGAGCCACAATCATCCGTCCTTCATCGAGCCCTATCAGGGCGCCGCGACGGGCGTGGGCGGCATCTTGCGCGACGTCTTCACCATGGGCGCGCGGCCGATCGCCTGTCTGAACCTCCTGCGCTTTGGCCGGCCGGCCCATCCCAAGACGCGGCATCTTGTCTCGGGCGTCGTTGCGGGCGTTGGCGGCTACGGCAATAGCTTCGGTGTGCCGACGGTTGGCGGCTCGACCGAATTCGACGCGAGCTATGACGGGAACATCCTCGTCAACGCCATGGCGGTGGGCCTCGCGCGGGCGGATGCGATTTTCTATTCGGCTGCGGCGGGCGTCGGAAACCCGATCGTCTATCTGGGCTCCAAGACCGGCCGCGACGGCATTCATGGCGCGACCATGGCCTCGGCCGCCTTCGAGGCGGACGCCGAGGAGAAACGGCCGACCGTGCAGGTGGGTGATCCCTTCTCCGAGAAGCTGCTGCTCGAGGCCTGCCTCGAGCTCATGGCCTCGGGCGCCGTCATCGCCATTCAGGACATGGGCGCGGCGGGGCTCACCTCCTCGGCGGTCGAGATGGGCGCCAAGGGCAATCTGGGCATCGAGCTCGACCTCGACGCCGTGCCCTGCCGCGAGGAAGGCATGACAGCCTATGAGATGATGCTCTCGGAGAGCCAGGAGCGCATGCTCATGGTGCTGAAGCCGGAGCTCGAGGAACAGGCCGAGGGCATTTTCCGCAAATGGGGGCTCGATTTCGCCATCGTCGGCAAGACTACCGACGATTTGCGTTTCGTCGTGAAACACAAGGGCGAGGTGAAAGCCGATCTGCCGATCAAGGAGCTTGGCGACGAGGCGCCGGTCTATGACCGGCCCTGGGTTCCCTCGCCCAAACAGCCGGTGATCGACCCGGCCGCCGTGACGCCGCCGCTCTCGAACCGCGACGCGCTGTTGAGGCTTCTGTCGACGCCTAATCTTTGCTCCAAGCGCTGGGTCTGGGAGCAATATGACCATCTCATTCTCGGCAACAGCGTGCGTCGTCCCGGCGGCGACGCAGCGGTGATTCGCGTCAAGGAGGGGCCGAAGGGCCTGGCTGTGACGACCGACGTGACCGCCCGCTATTGCGCCGCCGATCCCGTCGAGGGCGGCAAGCAGGCGGTGGCGGAAGCCTGGCGCAACATCACCGTCACCGGCGCGAAGCCTTTGGCGCTCACTGACAATCTCAACTTCGGTAATCCCGAGCGGCCCGAATATATGGGCCAGTTCGTGGGCTGCCTGCAGGGCATCGGCGAGGCGGCGGCGGCGCTCGATTTCCCGATCGTCTCCGGCAATGTGTCTCTCTACAACGAGACGCAGGGCGCCGGCATTCTGCCGACGCCGGCGATCGGCGGCGTCGGCGTCATCGCGGATGTCGCGACCTCCGCGACGCCTGGCTTCGCGCGCGAGGGCGAAACGATTCTGCTCATCGGCGAGACCAAGGGCTGGCTTGGCCAGTCCGCTTATCTCGCGGAAGTTTGCGGCCGCAAGGAAGGCGCGCCGCCGCCGGTCGATCTGGCCGCCGAGCGCAAGAACGGCGATTTCGTTCGTGAGCTCATCCTATCGGGCAAAGTCTCCGCCGCGCATGACCTTTCCGACGGCGGCCTCGCCGTCGCGCTTTCGGAAATGGCGCTTGCGGGCGGGATCGGCGCCGCCGTTTCGACGCTTCCCGATGGCCCGAGACACGCTGTTCTCTTTGGCGAGGATCAGGCCCGTTGCCTTGTCACCGCTGGCGAGGACGCTCTGACTGTTTTGGCCGCATGTGTGGATGCTGGCATTTCCGCTGTGACACTTGGTGTCACAGGCGGCGATTCCTTGAAGCTCCCCGGCGAGGCGCCGATATTGCTCTCCGAACTGCGCAAAGCGCATGAAACGCCGCTTCCGGCCTTCATGGCCGGGGACGACAGTGTCTTTCCCGACAATTCATGA
- a CDS encoding OmpW/AlkL family protein — MRNIVRGAVAAIALGTAAVSAHAADLPSIKAPPPAPVFVDTYQPFQIRLKVGSLIPLDGTAKIYDAGAVHPTLAALGVPGGSVGVATGLSAGYGSLVPGASTSISTSVIPMLDVAYYLTKNWAIEAICCVSPHHIQGTGVLAGSSLAHTWAFPPSVMLQYHFTNFGAFQPYLGVGVNFTTFWGTRAGNNNWALNFAPGSTATTLGAFGATASFYSASITPSWGVVGQAGADYMFNEHWGVNVDVKYIMVEPNAHANIVAFIPGPVGAALNPVFVPVNAAVKINPLVVSAGLTYRFGGDWGVPKLLPF, encoded by the coding sequence ATGAGGAATATTGTTCGCGGCGCTGTCGCCGCCATTGCGTTGGGGACGGCCGCCGTCTCTGCTCACGCGGCCGATCTGCCGAGCATCAAGGCTCCGCCGCCGGCGCCGGTGTTCGTCGACACCTATCAGCCCTTCCAGATCCGCCTCAAGGTCGGCAGCCTGATCCCGCTCGACGGCACCGCCAAGATCTATGACGCTGGCGCGGTGCATCCCACGCTCGCCGCCCTCGGCGTTCCCGGCGGCAGCGTCGGCGTCGCCACTGGCCTGAGCGCCGGCTATGGCAGCCTGGTGCCGGGCGCCAGCACGAGCATCTCCACCTCCGTCATCCCGATGCTCGACGTCGCCTATTATCTGACCAAGAACTGGGCGATCGAGGCCATCTGCTGCGTTTCGCCGCATCATATCCAGGGCACGGGCGTTCTGGCCGGCTCCAGCCTGGCGCACACCTGGGCGTTCCCGCCGTCCGTGATGCTGCAGTATCACTTCACGAACTTCGGCGCCTTCCAGCCTTACCTGGGCGTCGGCGTGAACTTCACGACCTTCTGGGGCACCCGCGCCGGCAACAACAATTGGGCGCTCAATTTTGCCCCCGGTTCGACCGCCACCACGCTTGGCGCTTTCGGCGCCACTGCGAGCTTCTACTCGGCCAGCATCACCCCGTCCTGGGGCGTCGTCGGCCAGGCTGGCGCGGACTACATGTTCAACGAACACTGGGGCGTCAACGTCGATGTGAAATACATCATGGTGGAGCCCAACGCGCACGCCAATATCGTGGCCTTCATCCCGGGCCCGGTTGGCGCGGCGCTCAATCCGGTCTTTGTCCCGGTCAACGCTGCGGTGAAGATCAACCCGCTGGTCGTCTCCGCCGGTCTGACCTACCGCTTCGGCGGCGATTGGGGCGTTCCGAAGCTCCTGCCGTTCTGA
- a CDS encoding BolA/IbaG family iron-sulfur metabolism protein produces the protein MPMPAAEIESIIKAALPDATIELTALADDNDHWAATVVSEQFRGLSRVKQHQLVNAAFGSRLGGELHALALTTRAP, from the coding sequence ATGCCTATGCCCGCCGCCGAGATTGAAAGCATCATCAAGGCCGCCCTCCCCGACGCGACCATCGAGCTGACTGCGCTCGCCGACGACAACGACCACTGGGCTGCGACGGTTGTTTCCGAGCAGTTTCGTGGGCTGTCGCGGGTGAAGCAGCATCAGCTCGTGAATGCGGCCTTCGGCTCACGGCTGGGCGGCGAGCTTCACGCGCTGGCGTTGACGACCCGCGCGCCGTAA
- the rsmG gene encoding 16S rRNA (guanine(527)-N(7))-methyltransferase RsmG: MSGASRAAALELVPALRKIEGELSVYEQLLQRWQAKINLVAPNTLGDVWLRHFADSAQVAECAPEARIWADIGSGAGFPGLVTALLRKGVDGALVHLIESDQRKAAFLRAVSRETGAPVEIHAERIEKALPPLAGKVEAISARALAPLARLVEMTREPLENGAKAVFLKGEEWRDELTAAQPVGNFTYETVQSRTHKRARLIVVHSPSEADFVRRK; encoded by the coding sequence GTGAGCGGAGCCTCTCGCGCTGCGGCGCTCGAACTTGTCCCAGCCCTGCGGAAGATCGAAGGCGAACTTTCGGTCTATGAGCAATTGCTTCAACGCTGGCAGGCGAAGATTAATCTCGTCGCCCCCAACACGTTGGGCGATGTCTGGTTGCGCCACTTTGCGGACTCGGCGCAGGTCGCAGAATGTGCGCCTGAGGCGAGGATTTGGGCGGATATTGGCTCCGGCGCCGGGTTTCCGGGGTTGGTGACGGCCCTTTTACGCAAAGGAGTTGACGGCGCTTTAGTTCATTTGATCGAGAGCGATCAGCGCAAGGCGGCGTTCCTACGGGCTGTTTCACGTGAAACAGGCGCGCCCGTCGAGATCCATGCCGAGCGGATCGAGAAAGCCTTGCCGCCCCTGGCAGGGAAAGTCGAGGCCATCAGCGCTCGCGCTCTAGCCCCCCTCGCCCGGCTTGTGGAAATGACGCGCGAACCTTTGGAAAACGGCGCAAAAGCGGTGTTTTTAAAGGGCGAGGAATGGCGTGATGAATTGACCGCCGCTCAGCCTGTCGGTAATTTTACTTACGAGACTGTTCAGAGCCGCACGCATAAGCGCGCCAGATTGATCGTCGTCCATTCACCTTCAGAGGCAGATTTTGTCCGGAGAAAATAG
- the grxD gene encoding Grx4 family monothiol glutaredoxin, translating to MSDANSRIKSEIESSDVVLFMKGTPQAPQCGFSMQVVQILNHIGVPYKAINVLADGEIREGIKTYSNWPTIPQLYIKNEFIGGCDITREMFQSGELVALFDKEGVPHAQAGKA from the coding sequence ATGTCCGACGCCAACAGCCGCATCAAGAGCGAGATCGAATCTTCCGACGTCGTCCTCTTCATGAAGGGCACCCCGCAGGCCCCGCAGTGCGGATTCTCCATGCAAGTGGTGCAAATCCTCAACCATATCGGCGTGCCCTACAAGGCGATCAATGTGCTTGCCGACGGCGAAATCCGTGAAGGCATCAAGACCTATTCCAACTGGCCGACGATCCCGCAGCTCTACATCAAGAACGAGTTCATCGGCGGCTGCGACATCACCCGGGAAATGTTCCAGTCGGGCGAACTCGTTGCGCTCTTCGACAAGGAAGGCGTGCCGCACGCCCAGGCCGGCAAGGCGTAA
- a CDS encoding ParB/RepB/Spo0J family partition protein yields the protein MAEEPRRRLGRGLAALLGDAGDEAPSERPRGQRKVPIEFLRPNPRNPRTMFREEDLADLSNSIREKGIIQPIVVRAIPGVADAYEIIAGERRWRAAQAAGLADVPVVIHEADDKEALELAIIENVQRADLNAIEEAKGYERLGAEFSYSQSDIAKIIGKSRSHVANTMRLLNLPEGAKMLVQDGKISAGHARALLAVENPEAVARQIVEQGLTVRDVEAMSQAQTNAQSPANDSDGGKKPRPEKDANTRALEKSLGDSLGMAVEIKNQGERGEIRIRYQSLDQLDAICRLLNG from the coding sequence ATGGCAGAAGAACCGCGCCGACGGCTTGGTCGCGGCCTGGCGGCGCTTTTGGGCGACGCCGGAGATGAGGCGCCCAGTGAGCGTCCGCGTGGACAGCGCAAGGTTCCGATCGAGTTTTTGCGCCCCAATCCGCGCAATCCGCGCACCATGTTTCGCGAGGAGGACCTCGCAGACCTCTCGAATTCCATCCGCGAAAAGGGCATTATCCAGCCGATCGTCGTGCGCGCGATTCCGGGCGTCGCCGACGCCTATGAGATCATCGCCGGCGAGCGACGCTGGCGCGCCGCCCAGGCCGCCGGTCTTGCGGATGTTCCAGTCGTCATCCACGAGGCCGATGACAAGGAAGCGCTCGAGCTCGCGATCATCGAAAATGTCCAGCGCGCTGACCTCAACGCGATAGAAGAAGCGAAGGGCTATGAGCGTCTGGGCGCCGAGTTCAGCTATTCCCAGAGCGACATCGCCAAGATTATCGGCAAAAGCCGCTCGCATGTCGCCAATACGATGCGGCTGCTGAACCTCCCGGAAGGCGCCAAAATGCTGGTGCAGGACGGCAAGATTTCAGCCGGTCACGCTCGTGCGCTGCTGGCGGTCGAGAACCCTGAGGCGGTGGCGCGGCAGATCGTCGAACAGGGGCTGACCGTGCGTGACGTCGAGGCCATGAGCCAGGCTCAGACGAACGCCCAATCTCCGGCCAACGACTCCGATGGCGGTAAAAAGCCGCGCCCGGAAAAGGACGCCAATACCCGCGCCTTGGAAAAATCGCTCGGCGATTCGCTCGGCATGGCGGTGGAGATCAAAAATCAAGGAGAGCGGGGGGAGATTCGCATCCGCTATCAATCGCTCGACCAGCTCGACGCGATTTGTCGGCTGTTGAATGGGTGA
- the pdxA gene encoding 4-hydroxythreonine-4-phosphate dehydrogenase PdxA: protein MTLPLALTQGDPSGIGPELALEAYAARDAAGLPPFFIITDAAHLMRVARSLGMNVPLEETTPAHAAEIFDRALPVVSHGYDVRGPFGRPDPEDATATIASIERAVDHVVAGEARAVVTNPIAKSVLYAAGFPHPGHTEFLGELARRRFKADARAVMMLWSQELAVVPITIHIPLAAAPKRLTKELIVETGEIVARDLKNRFGLANPRLAFAGLNPHAGEDGALGREEIETIAPALDVLRAKGIQVSGPHPADTMFHAAARAKYDVALCPTHDQALIPIKTLAFDRGVNVTLGLPFVRTSPDHGTAFDIAGKGVANPTSLIEAIKLAGRMTA, encoded by the coding sequence ATGACCCTCCCGCTCGCGCTGACCCAGGGCGATCCTTCGGGCATCGGGCCGGAGCTGGCCCTCGAAGCCTATGCCGCGAGGGACGCCGCCGGCCTTCCGCCCTTCTTCATCATCACCGACGCAGCTCACCTTATGCGCGTCGCACGGTCGCTCGGGATGAACGTCCCGCTCGAGGAGACGACGCCAGCACATGCGGCCGAGATTTTCGACCGCGCGCTACCCGTCGTTTCCCATGGTTACGACGTGCGGGGCCCATTCGGCCGTCCCGATCCAGAGGACGCCACGGCGACCATCGCCTCGATCGAACGGGCCGTTGATCATGTCGTCGCGGGGGAAGCGCGCGCCGTCGTGACAAACCCGATCGCAAAATCCGTGCTTTACGCAGCAGGCTTCCCGCATCCCGGACATACGGAGTTTCTCGGCGAATTGGCGCGGCGTCGCTTCAAGGCTGACGCCCGCGCGGTGATGATGCTTTGGTCGCAAGAACTCGCCGTCGTGCCCATCACCATTCACATTCCGCTCGCCGCGGCGCCGAAGCGGTTGACGAAGGAGCTCATCGTCGAGACCGGAGAGATCGTCGCCCGCGATCTGAAAAACCGCTTTGGACTCGCCAATCCGAGGCTGGCTTTCGCGGGGCTCAATCCGCACGCCGGAGAAGACGGCGCCCTCGGGCGTGAGGAAATCGAGACGATCGCGCCTGCCCTCGACGTCCTGCGCGCCAAAGGCATCCAGGTTAGCGGCCCGCACCCGGCCGACACGATGTTCCACGCCGCCGCCCGCGCGAAATATGACGTCGCGCTCTGCCCGACGCATGATCAGGCGCTGATCCCCATCAAGACGCTCGCTTTCGACCGCGGCGTGAATGTCACGCTCGGCCTGCCGTTCGTGCGCACCTCGCCCGACCATGGCACGGCCTTCGACATCGCCGGGAAGGGCGTCGCCAACCCCACCAGCCTGATCGAGGCGATCAAGCTAGCGGGACGGATGACCGCGTGA